A single genomic interval of Helianthus annuus cultivar XRQ/B chromosome 13, HanXRQr2.0-SUNRISE, whole genome shotgun sequence harbors:
- the LOC110897911 gene encoding uncharacterized protein LOC110897911: MIHLCTCIGGSTSTISSRKRRGGTTVSCKNCGGRPAIDGKSSSGCLLSTVLELTSLINSDVTWTKISKGCRSSSRRPRTSTSNTVNFACGGLVNNDSPDLEMPVSESEKLGVSVLECRFSEKAEHIPIKKRRFLFKPSSPTHNIFNPPSDGTETHETTPKLDASANTLSATSGAVTETCESGSKDHTLDQNKLVKDDDFSGISILAAAACSNSLGAETDRCEGSTVLSSMNDSVPKNVEFNETNVKKEPDSHTSTTLTTPSKVEESTLNNSSSHAPLEPAFSKPNEEEQSMQTSPARDVRFSWDLNTVMDAWEEPTVNEHEVSASDAANNNATSVDEKKDDYTNDNSGNLPVELKNLSHENKELKVEKCEPLTHDFEIAQSAVVVKTESMHDKHTDSGSVDVPVTRTLAVENPTHGTFSKWANLSGQSSGGFSGTPAVNTKLSMDCSVPPGFDHCFNMNKHELSLNTATCTKKEPHQSGVTSSKVDDEDMTKMELTSMVVATEGMVNKEETEQPAAVSFMRDAAQSDADNGFGYDNSQSDIRAVSGIEKDKLDEGFDSQYEDGELRESTINAWKGYGLTEGQNEYDMTKIEVSANESNSKNIQANSTAINESPEPRHGKEVDLTPGAVLPEKLCSGDEALSGSEPNEIINQEKSGRQDIVSQSDEWKMNVSGWDQLPDNQRTNSNNLIRIRNFTARKFSYREEQKDKFDTEDVEMKAEGSRFYRKDSLTRIGGPSTRDVFVSRGRFQMRSSNDDDGLTSRPERESGALRSFGRGRYSPPSRGRGLWNRSPERSRDGGPSFHRSILDDCGAMDNMANDGMGLSDTGRHNTSYVTRRPFRSRSPMNQEANEFRARLGLRPTGDTGHDRFVSLSRGRGRGRPMRYGTRLDDEGPRGRYHGPATDECDEFMTEYSHPFRRRCFSPIERRGNNNSYQHHQSDSRSPPSRPRTRSPIGNGVFRRRSRSPSFRTDGRIRRPRSPPVYRDHPSEYNSGPRNNNASPPRSRWVNYKERPVFNRSPPPGRADGPPGERFSFYDSSRKPKQNEYYRSGHSGRFSDTNEGGRGRPRYVSNDGDDRPNNGYRRGGFVRRYNMDGPNRRFQYDDEDGFGRGFDARDRHALEQHARSNPNPNANPSTKPGSDGTDSRFRDFPRRQRDDGGEFKRRSREGKDPKEESEHVTNDFERRPKEVKDQSTTTTTPASTSTTNLDSVIPNDVVKEGDTRKPVLGSN, from the exons ATG ATTCATTTGTGTACCTGCATTGGGGGTTCAACCTCAACTATTAGTTCAAGAAAAAGACGCGGTGGAACTACTGTATCCTGCAAAAACTGTGGTGGGAGACCTGCGATTGATGGGAAAAGTTCTTCGGGTTGCTTGCTTAGCACTGTTTTGGAACTAACTAGTTTGATTAATTCAGACGTTACTTGGACAAAGATTTCAAAGGGGTGTAGGAGTTCATCAAGGAGACCTCGAACGTCAACTTCAAATACGGTTAATTTTGCTTGCGGAGGATTGGTAAACAACGATTCACCAGATTTAGAAATGCCTGTTTCCGAATCAGAGAAG TTGGGAGTATCGGTTCTTGAGTGTCGTTTCAGTGAGAAAGCGGAACACATTCCAATCAAGAAAAGAAGATTTTTATTCAAGCCGTCATCTCCGACACATAACATCTTTAATCCACCGTCGGATGGTACAGAAACACATGAAACAACTCCCAAGTTAGATGCAAGTGCAAATACTCTTTCTGCTACGTCTGGAGCAGTCACTGAAACGTGTGAAAGTGGTAGTAAAGATCATACACTGGATCAAAACAAGTTGGTGAAGGATGACGACTTTTCTGGCATATCTATACTTGCTGCTGCAGCATGCAGCAACAGTTTGGGAGCTGAAACCGATCGATGTGAAGGGTCTACAGTTCTGTCATCTATGAATGATAGCGTTCCAAAAAATGTTGAATTTAACGAAACCAATGTGAAAAAAGAACCTGATTCCCATACATCAACAACGTTAACAACGCCCTCTAAAGTTGAGGAATCAACATTGAATAATTCTTCTTCACATGCCCCTCTGGAACCAGCATTCAGCAAACCGAATGAAGAAGAACAAAGCATGCAAACATCTCCTGCAAGAGATGTCCGATTTAGCTGGGATCTAAACACTGTTATGGATGCATGGGAAGAACCAACTGTGAATGAACACGAAGTTTCTGCATCAGATGCTGCAAATAACAATGCGACATCTGTCGATGAGAAAAAGGACGATTATACGAACGACAACTCTGGAAATTTACCTGTTGAGTTGAAAAACTTGTCTCATGAAAACAAGGAGTTAAAGGTCGAAAAATGTGAACCATTGACTCATGATTTTGAAATTGCTCAGAGTGCTGTGGTTGTGAAAACAGAGTCTATGCATGATAAGCATACAGATAGTGGCAGTGTTGACGTACCTGTTACCAGAACCCTAGCCGTTGAGAACCCGACACATGGCACCTTTTCAAAGTGGGCTAATCTCTCTGGTCAAAGTTCAGGTGGTTTTAGCGGTACTCCGGCGGTCAACACCAAATTGTCAATGGACTGTTCTGTACCCCCTGGTTTTGATCATTGTTTTAACATGAATAAACATGAGTTATCGCTTAACACAGCAACATGTACGAAAAAGGAACCCCATCAAAGTGGTGTTACATCTAGTAAAGTTGACGATGAAGATATGACGAAAATGGAGTTAACTAGCATGGTGGTTGCTACAGAGGGCATGGTCAACAAGGAAGAAACCGAACAACCTGCTGCAGTTTCTTTCATGCGTGATGCTGCTCAGTCTGACGCTGACAATGGTTTTGGTTATGATAATTCTCAGAGTGATATTCGAGCGGTTAGCGGGATTGAAAAAGATAAACTAGACGAGGGTTTTGATTCCCAATACGAAGACGGAGAACTAAGGGAATCAACTATAAATGCTTGGAAAGGATATGGGTTGACCGAGGGTCAAAATGAATACGATATGACCAAGATTGAAGTAAGTGCCAATGAAAGTAATTCGAAAAATATACAAGCAAATTCTACAGCGATTAACGAATCTCCTGAACCCAGACATGGGAAAGAAGTAGATTTAACACCCGGTGCGGTTTTGCCTGAGAAACTTTGCAGTGGTGATGAAGCATTATCTGGTTCAGAACCGAATGAGATCATTAATCAAGAGAAGAGTGGAAGACAAGATATTGTAAGCCAATCAGACGAGTGGAAGATGAACGTTTCTGGATGGGATCAATTGCCTGATAATCAAAGAACAAATTCAAATAATTTAATTAGAATCCGAAACTTCACAGCTCGAAAATTCTCATACAGGGAAGAACAAAAAGATAAATTCGACACTGAGGATGTGGAAATGAAGGCGGAAGGCTCGAGATTCTATAGAAAAGACTCATTAACGCGCATTGGAGGACCGTCAACGCGCGATGTGTTTGTTAGCAGGGGTAGATTCCAGATGCGCAG TTCTAATGATGATGACGGTTTAACGTCTAGACCAGAGCGGGAATCAGGTGCGTTACGATCGTTTGGTAGGGGAAGATACTCGCCACCTAGTCGTGGTCGTGGGTTGTGGAATCGTTCTCCGGAAAGGAGCAGGGACGGTGGTCCGTCTTTTCATCGGTCTATCCTAGACGATTGCGGAGCTATGGATAACATGGCTAACGACGGCATGGGGTTAAGTGATACTGGAAGACATAATACTTCATATGTTACTCGACGACCGTTCAGAAGCAGGTCGCCTATGAATCAGGAAGCAAACGAGTTCCGTGCACGTTTAGGGTTAAGACCAACTGGAGACACGGGTCATGATAGGTTTGTGAGTCTGAGCCGAGGCAGGGGACGTGGTCGGCCCATGAGATACGGTACGCGACTTGATGATGAGGGACCCAGGGGACGTTACCATGGGCCCGCAACCGACGAATGTGATGAATTTATGACGGAATATTCACATCCTTTTCGTCGCCGATGCTTTTCACCTATAGAAAGAAGAGgaaataataatagttatcaaCATCACCAATCTGATTCAAGATCACCACCGTCTAGACCCCGAACTCGTTCTCCAATTGGTAATGGCGTTTTTAGACGTCGTAGTAGATCCCCGAGTTTCAGAACCGATGGTAGAATCCGACGTCCCAGATCACCACCTGTTTATCGAGATCATCCAAGTGAGTATAATTCCGGACCACGAAACAATAACGCATCACCACCAAGGTCCAGATGGGTGAATTACAAAGAGCGGCCCGTTTTCAACAGATCACCTCCACCTGGGCGGGCCGATGGACCACCCGGAGAAAGGTTTAGTTTTTACGATTCTTCACGGAAACCAAAGCAGAACGAGTACTACAGATCAGGACATTCCGGAAGATTTTCAGACACCAACGAAGGGGGGAGAGGCAGGCCCAGGTACGTGAGTAATGACGGTGATGATCGGCCCAATAACGGTTACAGGCGTGGGGGTTTTGTTAGGCGGTACAACATGGATGGCCCCAACAGGCGGTTCCAGTATGATGATGAAGACGGATTTGGTCGTGGTTTTGATGCCCGTGACAGACATGCTTTGGAACAACATGCTCGATCTAACCCCAACCCTAACGCGAACCCGAGCACGAAACCCGGAAGTGACGGAACAGATAGCAGGTTTCGTGACTTTCCAAGGCGGCAAAGGGACGATGGTGGTGAGTTTAAAAGGCGGTCGAGAGAAGGGAAAGACCCGAAAGAAGAAAGTGAACATGTAACGAATGATTTTGAAAGAAGGCCTAAAGAAGTGAAAGATCAatctactactactactaccccTGCTAGTACTAGTACTACTAAccttgattccgtgatccctaaCGATGTGGTGAAGGAAGGTGATACTCGTAAACCAGTACTGGGATCTAACTAA
- the LOC110897912 gene encoding phosphoglycerate mutase-like protein AT74H, whose amino-acid sequence MCMICYEYPPQTPDMSITTSSSTIRQINCCEDTVGRRKRLSVDDTGLFTFPEKNLILHTPNVKPPRPRRIILVRHGQSEGNVDESVYARVADPNIRLTERGRREAEECGVRIREMIEKDGADDWKVYFYVSPYQRTIETLRGLGKAFDRSRIAGVREEPRVREQDFGNFQDQEQMKIQKAVRVRYGRFFYRFPNGESAADVYDRITGFRETLRTDIDIGRFQPPGEQSPNMNLVIVSHGLALRVFLMRWYKWTVEQFEGLNNMKNGNVLVMQTGQGGRYSLLVHHTQQELIDFGLTPQMLDDQIWQKTAKPGELNYDYLTNGPSFFTHFDDESNGLFS is encoded by the exons ATGTGCATGATATGCTATGAATACCCACCACAAACACCGGACATGTCTATCACCACCTCTTCATCCACCATCCGCCAAATCAACTGCTGCGAAGACACAGTTGGCCGCCGGAAACGCCTCTCCGTCGACGACACCGGTCTCTTCACATTCCCGGAGAAAAATCTCATCCTCCACACGCCCAATGTCAAGCCTCCACGGCCGCGGCGAATTATCCTCGTTCGCCACGGCCAGAGCGAAGGAAACGTCGACGAAAGCGTGTACGCTAGAGTTGCTGACCCGAATATTCGGTTGACGGAGAGAGGAAGACGAGAGGCTGAGGAATGTGGAGTGAGGATAAGAGAGATGATTGAGAAAGATGGAGCTGATGATTGGAAGGTTTATTTCTATGTTTCGCCGTATCAGCGGACGATTGAGACGCTTCGCGGGTTAGGTAAGGCGTTTGACCGGTCGAGGATCGCCGGAGTTAGGGAGGAGCCGCGAGTACGCGAGCAGGATTTCG GCAACTTCCAAGATCAAGAACAAATGAAGATTCAGAAAGCAGTTAGAGTTCGATATGGTCGATTTTTCTACCGTTTTCCAAATGGCGAGTCCGCAGCAGATGTTTACGATCGAATCACAG GGTTTCGGGAGACTCTGAGAACCGACATTGACATAGGAAGATTTCAGCCGCCAGGGGAGCAAAGCCCTAACATGAACTTGGTGATAGTTTCACATGGTTTAGCATTAAGAGTGTTCTTGATGAGATGGTATAAATGGACAGTCGAGCAGTTTGAGGGGCTTAACAACATGAAGAACGGGAATGTACTCGTCATGCAAACAGGACAGGGTGGAAGATACAGTTTGTTGGTGCATCATACTCAGCAAGAATTGATTGACTTCGGTTTGACCCCGCAAATGCTTGATGATCAGATATG GCAAAAAACAGCCAAGCCAGGCGAGCTAAACTATGACTACTTAACCAATGGACCGTCTTTCTTCACCCATTTTGATGATGAAAGCAATGGTTTATTCAGCTAA